In a genomic window of Amycolatopsis japonica:
- a CDS encoding M20/M25/M40 family metallo-hydrolase, producing MTPEDRSLLMELLDLPTAGPLETTGEVRLWDAMRAYADAAVDIGFDVLRFAAPDPSVLDRPGVPLLLRDTGPGFLTCQPSLVLRIGPAAPAVMFNVHLDTVAPFEPAGFDGTRFVGRGAIDAKGPAVALLAGVRAALATEQAVGRDIGVLIQAVSGEEGGAMGVFGTRPLVEAGFHGELNIFCEPTGLRYLPRCSASMTACVHVDGEDAIDDEPHRGHNATVLLGFLAQHLADDLPKHGQVCVAGLHTGRMHNRVYGRGELLLNIPYDSGEAAAKMTAALEDGLRSGVAAFEDRFRRSPAFARTATDAARITGLRWLKRDLPALSAQDIPLLDAFVARWPDDEPAFTCDALWLADVPSTKTAVLGPGSLGANNAHSRGEYADVGELDRFGDLVREIVVRFARDGGA from the coding sequence ATGACGCCCGAGGATCGAAGCCTGTTGATGGAGCTGCTCGACCTCCCGACGGCCGGGCCGCTCGAAACGACGGGTGAAGTCCGCCTGTGGGACGCGATGCGTGCGTACGCCGACGCGGCCGTCGACATCGGTTTCGACGTCCTGCGGTTCGCCGCCCCGGATCCGTCGGTACTGGACCGTCCGGGTGTTCCCCTCCTGCTCCGCGACACCGGGCCCGGATTCCTCACCTGCCAGCCGAGTCTCGTGCTGCGGATCGGCCCCGCCGCTCCCGCCGTCATGTTCAACGTGCACCTCGACACGGTGGCCCCGTTCGAACCGGCGGGTTTCGACGGGACCAGATTCGTCGGCCGCGGCGCGATCGACGCCAAGGGGCCGGCGGTGGCCCTGCTGGCCGGAGTCCGGGCCGCCTTGGCGACGGAGCAGGCGGTCGGCCGGGACATCGGTGTCCTCATCCAGGCGGTCTCCGGCGAGGAGGGCGGGGCGATGGGCGTCTTCGGGACACGGCCGCTCGTCGAAGCGGGATTCCACGGCGAACTCAACATCTTCTGCGAGCCGACCGGACTGCGGTACCTCCCCCGGTGCTCGGCGTCGATGACCGCGTGCGTACACGTGGACGGCGAAGACGCCATCGACGACGAGCCGCATCGAGGACACAACGCGACGGTCCTGCTCGGGTTCCTCGCCCAGCACCTCGCGGACGACCTGCCGAAGCACGGTCAGGTCTGCGTCGCGGGCCTGCATACGGGCCGGATGCACAACCGGGTGTACGGCCGCGGCGAACTTCTGCTCAACATTCCCTATGACTCGGGAGAAGCGGCGGCGAAGATGACCGCGGCACTGGAGGACGGACTCAGGAGCGGCGTCGCCGCGTTCGAGGACCGGTTCCGGCGGTCCCCGGCCTTCGCCCGCACCGCGACGGACGCGGCGAGGATCACCGGCCTGCGCTGGCTGAAACGCGACCTGCCCGCGCTATCGGCGCAGGACATCCCGCTGCTGGACGCGTTCGTTGCCCGCTGGCCGGACGACGAGCCCGCCTTCACGTGCGACGCCTTGTGGCTCGCCGACGTCCCCAGCACGAAGACGGCGGTTCTCGGTCCCGGTTCCTTGGGAGCGAACAACGCGCACTCGCGCGGGGAATACGCCGATGTCGGAGAACTCGACCGGTTCGGCGATCTCGTCCGCGAGATCGTCGTGCGGTTCGCCCGCGACGGAGGAGCATGA
- a CDS encoding Gfo/Idh/MocA family oxidoreductase, with protein sequence MRSFVVGLGRAGAGLHLPVLAKLRERTPKLFDDHPVVACEPRETVVSRPGLVITPTLHEAADGLCPADTIVHICTPPTQRLAVLSDLAALGFRKMIVEKPLTTDIDDLARIVRLRRKYKLHIEVVEPWLASSLTKRLVELLRGGRFGAAKSIDVVQNKPRFRRSLVRPGHPTAFDVELPHGVALALRLAGAARVTHASGTDLEVEGNVGPRMGGATVGLRHNSGVHTEIRSDLTSPVRERRVTVEFEQGSAVGHFAVSGDDHHSQLTLCSNGRSEHVVLRDDAMTEWMFEAYRKFQLDGEQTQGFTFATEVVRLLSVAKNICAEPVTSPEPDAVASHAG encoded by the coding sequence GTGCGATCATTCGTCGTGGGACTCGGCCGGGCAGGCGCGGGTCTGCATCTCCCCGTCTTGGCCAAACTCCGTGAACGGACCCCGAAGCTCTTCGACGACCATCCCGTCGTTGCCTGCGAACCGAGAGAGACCGTCGTCTCCCGGCCGGGTCTCGTGATCACACCGACCCTCCACGAGGCGGCCGACGGGCTCTGCCCCGCCGACACGATCGTGCACATCTGCACGCCACCGACCCAGCGGCTGGCGGTGCTCTCCGATCTCGCCGCGCTGGGCTTTCGCAAGATGATCGTGGAGAAGCCCCTCACGACCGACATCGACGACCTCGCCCGGATCGTCCGCTTGCGCCGCAAGTACAAACTGCATATCGAGGTCGTCGAACCCTGGCTCGCCAGCAGCCTCACGAAGCGGCTGGTCGAGCTCCTCCGCGGTGGCCGGTTCGGCGCCGCGAAGTCGATCGACGTCGTGCAGAACAAGCCGCGATTCCGCCGGTCGCTCGTGCGGCCCGGGCACCCGACCGCCTTCGACGTCGAGCTGCCGCACGGTGTCGCGCTCGCGCTGCGGCTCGCGGGCGCAGCCCGGGTCACCCACGCGTCCGGAACCGATCTCGAGGTCGAGGGCAACGTCGGCCCGCGGATGGGCGGGGCCACCGTCGGCCTCCGGCACAACTCGGGTGTCCACACCGAGATCCGCTCGGATCTCACCTCCCCGGTCCGCGAGCGGCGGGTCACCGTCGAGTTCGAGCAGGGCAGCGCGGTCGGGCATTTCGCGGTGAGCGGCGACGACCATCACTCGCAGCTGACGCTGTGTTCGAACGGCCGGTCCGAGCACGTCGTCCTGCGGGACGACGCGATGACGGAATGGATGTTCGAGGCCTACCGGAAATTCCAGCTGGACGGGGAGCAGACGCAGGGCTTCACCTTCGCCACCGAGGTGGTCCGGCTGCTGTCGGTGGCCAAGAACATCTGCGCGGAACCGGTCACCAGCCCGGAACCCGACGCGGTGGCGTCCCATGCCGGATGA
- a CDS encoding Gfo/Idh/MocA family protein — MIRVGVVGLGVISRFYLSAVERSPAFALAAVCDLDPAVLAKMPVPGYRDHREMLTAGGLDAVIVTAPNDVHAAVCRDVLDAGLPVCVEKPIATSLLDGEDLVERAARRNVALFTAFHRRYNGNVRALRERIAGGPPIASLTVRYLERIEEHVGGDRWYLDATRCGGGCVADNGPNALDLVQLFLGTLRLRDARISRDADGIDRQATLTLEGAVVELDWSFPGEVKDVEVRLADGTILRADLLDGYPEFKGSLWHEYEGLLREFEDAVRKGASWRDNGLVTLSIVDDCYRRENDAGRRAEAGDHRHGGEGTGASA; from the coding sequence GTGATCCGCGTCGGTGTCGTGGGGCTCGGTGTCATCTCGCGGTTCTACCTTTCCGCGGTGGAACGGTCGCCGGCTTTCGCCCTCGCGGCGGTCTGCGATCTCGATCCGGCGGTACTCGCGAAAATGCCCGTGCCCGGCTACCGCGACCATCGCGAGATGCTCACCGCCGGAGGACTCGACGCGGTGATCGTCACGGCGCCGAACGACGTGCACGCCGCCGTCTGCCGGGACGTGCTGGACGCGGGTCTGCCCGTATGCGTGGAAAAGCCGATCGCCACGAGCCTCCTCGATGGCGAGGACCTCGTGGAAAGAGCCGCGCGGCGGAATGTCGCGCTGTTCACGGCTTTCCACCGGCGGTACAACGGCAACGTGCGCGCGTTACGCGAGAGGATCGCGGGCGGGCCGCCGATCGCCTCCCTGACCGTGCGCTACCTGGAACGGATCGAAGAGCACGTCGGCGGTGATCGCTGGTACCTCGACGCGACACGATGCGGTGGCGGATGCGTGGCGGACAACGGACCGAACGCTCTCGACCTCGTCCAGTTGTTCCTCGGCACCCTGAGGTTGCGAGACGCCCGGATCAGCCGTGACGCCGACGGCATCGACCGGCAGGCGACGCTGACACTCGAAGGCGCGGTCGTCGAACTCGACTGGTCGTTCCCCGGGGAGGTCAAGGACGTCGAGGTCCGGCTGGCGGACGGCACGATCCTGCGCGCCGACCTGCTCGACGGCTACCCGGAGTTCAAGGGATCGCTGTGGCACGAATACGAGGGATTGCTGCGCGAGTTCGAGGACGCCGTGCGCAAGGGCGCTTCCTGGCGCGACAACGGCCTGGTCACACTGTCCATAGTGGACGATTGTTACCGGAGGGAGAACGATGCGGGAAGACGGGCCGAAGCGGGAGATCATCGGCACGGTGGTGAAGGTACTGGTGCATCGGCGTGA
- a CDS encoding class I SAM-dependent methyltransferase, which yields MQQVTRTPAPSEVADEWRKRAERAGLTRVMRASQPAELAAGTTARTIRLVTGFLDSLGEVGSALEIGCGMGRLTPSIAAHARAVTAIDMTPRMLSLARENCAHLSTVDFVRTTVQRLPWQDKRFDVAVCVWVLMHVLDDDEIADACRAIAAAARHLVLVEYEDAEIPVGRFSRLRTVEEYLALLPGARLLDRRELDYGGDRSFVALIALDDPR from the coding sequence ATGCAGCAGGTTACCCGCACCCCCGCGCCGAGCGAGGTCGCCGACGAATGGCGCAAACGCGCGGAGCGGGCCGGGCTGACCCGGGTCATGCGCGCCTCCCAGCCCGCCGAACTCGCGGCGGGGACGACCGCCCGCACCATCCGGCTCGTCACGGGGTTCCTGGACTCGCTCGGCGAGGTGGGATCCGCGCTGGAGATCGGCTGCGGGATGGGCAGGCTCACGCCGTCGATCGCGGCGCACGCGCGTGCGGTGACGGCGATCGACATGACCCCGCGTATGCTCTCCCTGGCCAGGGAGAACTGCGCACATCTGTCCACAGTGGACTTCGTGCGCACGACCGTCCAGCGGCTTCCCTGGCAGGACAAGCGGTTCGACGTCGCCGTTTGCGTGTGGGTGCTGATGCACGTCCTGGACGACGACGAGATCGCCGACGCGTGCCGGGCGATCGCCGCGGCGGCACGGCATCTCGTCCTCGTCGAGTACGAGGACGCGGAAATCCCGGTCGGCCGGTTCTCGAGATTGCGGACCGTGGAGGAGTACTTGGCCCTCCTTCCCGGCGCCCGCCTGCTCGACCGACGTGAGCTGGACTACGGCGGCGACCGGTCGTTCGTCGCGTTGATCGCCTTGGACGACCCGCGATGA
- a CDS encoding sugar phosphate isomerase/epimerase family protein — MPDDPVLAGITDEAAYDIGGQLSVLDTLGWKAIELRTIDREAVADLTDARFGAVAAALSDNGVRVVCLASRIGGWSRPAGTDFRRDLEELDVLARRARAIGTGYVRIMSYPHDGLSDASWRALAIERITVLAERAEKQGVTLLHENCSGWAGTRAERMLDLLDEVASPALKLLFDTGNGVAHGYDGFDLLADIVGHVEHVHVKDADERGFTLPGQGAARVADCVKLLRANGYQGAWSLEPHLALVPHEQGVLAEGAASAFVAAGRAMAGLLR; from the coding sequence ATGCCGGATGACCCGGTGCTCGCCGGCATCACGGACGAGGCTGCGTACGACATCGGTGGCCAGCTCTCGGTGCTCGACACGCTGGGCTGGAAGGCGATCGAACTGCGCACGATCGACCGGGAGGCCGTCGCCGACCTCACCGACGCACGGTTCGGCGCCGTCGCGGCCGCCTTGTCCGACAACGGCGTGCGCGTGGTCTGCCTGGCGTCCCGGATCGGTGGCTGGTCCCGTCCGGCCGGTACCGATTTCCGGCGCGACCTCGAAGAACTCGACGTGCTCGCCCGGCGGGCGCGGGCGATCGGCACCGGCTACGTGAGGATCATGTCCTATCCCCACGACGGACTGAGTGATGCCTCCTGGCGCGCGCTGGCCATCGAGCGGATCACCGTGCTCGCCGAGCGGGCCGAGAAGCAGGGAGTCACGCTGCTTCACGAGAACTGTTCGGGCTGGGCGGGCACGCGGGCCGAGCGCATGCTCGACCTGCTGGACGAAGTCGCGAGCCCGGCACTGAAGCTGCTGTTCGACACCGGCAACGGCGTCGCCCACGGTTACGACGGGTTCGACCTGCTCGCCGACATCGTCGGTCACGTCGAGCACGTGCACGTCAAGGACGCCGACGAACGCGGCTTCACGCTCCCCGGCCAGGGCGCCGCACGGGTCGCCGACTGCGTGAAACTCTTGCGGGCCAACGGATATCAGGGAGCCTGGTCGCTGGAGCCGCATCTCGCGCTCGTACCGCACGAACAAGGGGTGCTGGCCGAGGGCGCGGCGTCCGCGTTCGTCGCCGCGGGCCGGGCGATGGCCGGGCTCCTCCGATGA
- a CDS encoding DegT/DnrJ/EryC1/StrS family aminotransferase, producing MSFFNQSATFERTWAGTRRHILEVVENGKYSHGAKVAELESALAAYTGARFVVGVNSGTDALVLLLRAVGLKPGEEVVVPAFSFGASATSVVLAGGTPVFADIEADGYGIDPAAVADAAGDRTRFVMPTHLFSRLADIDGVLRVARRLDLTVVEDSAEAIGMRHRGTHAGLFGAGGVLSFFPTKTLGALGDAGAVLTDDARIAATADALRHHGRFGATIADFPAISTATGLPGVNSKMDDIQAAVLLSKLTTLDSDIARRAELASRYSEALAGVSGVRKLPERRPDSVFYVYVVEVDARDDLAAYLSAVGVETEIYYPTPLHLQPCFDGLGYRKGEFPNAERACRHTLALPLYPDMPAGDCYRVCDAIRDFYHGRRG from the coding sequence GTGTCTTTCTTCAATCAATCGGCCACATTCGAGCGAACGTGGGCCGGCACCAGGCGACATATTCTCGAAGTCGTCGAAAATGGCAAGTATTCACACGGTGCCAAGGTGGCCGAACTCGAGTCCGCGCTGGCCGCGTACACCGGCGCGAGATTCGTCGTCGGGGTGAACAGCGGAACGGACGCGCTCGTCCTCCTGCTGAGGGCGGTGGGTCTGAAGCCCGGCGAGGAGGTGGTCGTCCCCGCTTTCTCCTTCGGGGCGTCGGCGACCTCGGTCGTGCTCGCGGGCGGCACGCCGGTCTTCGCCGACATCGAGGCGGACGGATACGGCATCGACCCCGCCGCGGTGGCGGACGCCGCCGGGGACCGCACCCGGTTCGTCATGCCGACGCATTTGTTCTCCCGGCTCGCGGACATCGACGGTGTGCTTCGCGTCGCGCGACGCCTCGACCTCACGGTGGTCGAGGACAGCGCGGAGGCCATCGGCATGCGTCACCGCGGCACGCACGCCGGTCTGTTCGGCGCGGGCGGGGTGCTGTCGTTCTTCCCGACGAAGACACTGGGCGCGCTCGGTGACGCAGGCGCCGTGCTCACCGACGACGCCCGGATCGCCGCGACCGCCGACGCGCTCCGCCACCACGGCCGCTTCGGCGCCACGATCGCCGACTTCCCCGCGATCTCGACGGCGACCGGCCTTCCCGGCGTGAACAGCAAGATGGACGACATCCAGGCAGCCGTCCTCCTCTCGAAGCTCACCACGCTCGACAGCGACATCGCCCGGCGCGCGGAACTGGCGTCCCGGTACAGCGAAGCGCTCGCGGGAGTGTCGGGTGTGCGCAAGCTGCCGGAGCGCCGGCCGGACAGCGTGTTCTACGTCTACGTGGTCGAGGTCGACGCGAGGGACGACCTGGCGGCGTATCTGTCGGCGGTGGGTGTGGAGACCGAGATCTACTACCCGACCCCGCTTCATCTGCAACCCTGCTTCGACGGCCTCGGCTATCGGAAGGGTGAATTCCCGAACGCCGAGCGCGCCTGCCGCCACACGCTCGCGCTACCGCTGTATCCGGACATGCCCGCCGGGGACTGCTATCGGGTCTGCGACGCGATCCGCGACTTCTACCACGGGCGGCGAGGATGA
- a CDS encoding DegT/DnrJ/EryC1/StrS family aminotransferase produces the protein MTLPFFPTDLFDDDRAELLDIVHRVGLAPDQKFILGERTARFEAAIRDSVGAADAVACGSGTSALTLVLRAMDVGPGDEVIVPAFGCAPLAAAPALLGATPVFADIDPWTMVVDPAAVARLVTPRTKVIMPAHMFSVMADMPELRRIATGMGVRLLEDSAVAQGGTLAGTPAGMWGDAGVYSFVQVKTFGMPGEGGMVVTRDAGLGAAVRMLRNHGQDGKSRFVYHRIGYNSRFDEIMAEFQLYRLPTLPRRLRRRARIGEYYTGRFAELAGCGVLAPPPARDGRCYYVYSLLCERRDELREYLAARGIGSHVYYPAPLPRQPAFAPYTRPGDAWPAAELAARRTLAIPIYPHLTDAQVERIADAVCRFAKES, from the coding sequence ATGACCCTCCCGTTCTTCCCGACGGATCTGTTCGACGACGACCGTGCCGAACTGCTGGACATCGTCCATCGCGTCGGTCTCGCCCCCGACCAGAAATTCATCCTCGGCGAGCGCACGGCCCGCTTCGAAGCGGCCATCCGTGACTCGGTCGGCGCCGCGGACGCGGTCGCTTGCGGCAGCGGAACCTCGGCGCTGACGCTGGTCCTGCGCGCGATGGACGTCGGCCCCGGGGACGAGGTGATCGTGCCCGCCTTCGGCTGCGCTCCGCTCGCGGCCGCGCCGGCCTTGCTCGGTGCGACGCCGGTGTTCGCCGACATCGACCCGTGGACGATGGTCGTCGATCCCGCCGCGGTCGCCCGGCTGGTCACCCCGCGCACCAAGGTGATCATGCCGGCGCACATGTTCTCGGTCATGGCGGACATGCCGGAGTTGCGCCGGATCGCCACCGGAATGGGCGTGCGGTTGCTGGAGGACTCCGCGGTCGCCCAGGGCGGGACGCTCGCGGGCACCCCCGCCGGGATGTGGGGCGACGCCGGTGTCTACTCGTTCGTACAGGTCAAGACGTTCGGCATGCCGGGCGAAGGGGGAATGGTCGTCACCCGCGACGCCGGGCTCGGCGCGGCGGTGCGGATGCTGCGCAACCACGGCCAGGACGGCAAGTCCAGGTTCGTGTATCACCGGATCGGCTACAACAGCCGGTTCGACGAGATCATGGCGGAGTTCCAGCTGTACCGGCTCCCGACGTTGCCCCGGCGGCTGAGGCGTCGGGCACGGATCGGCGAGTACTACACCGGACGTTTCGCCGAACTGGCGGGCTGCGGTGTGCTCGCGCCGCCTCCCGCCCGTGATGGACGGTGCTACTACGTCTATTCGCTCCTCTGCGAGCGCAGGGACGAACTCCGTGAGTACCTCGCGGCGCGAGGCATCGGCTCGCACGTCTACTACCCGGCGCCGTTGCCGAGGCAACCCGCGTTCGCTCCCTACACCCGGCCGGGCGATGCCTGGCCCGCGGCGGAACTGGCCGCGCGGCGGACGCTGGCCATCCCGATCTACCCGCATTTGACGGACGCGCAGGTGGAACGCATCGCGGACGCGGTGTGCCGATTCGCGAAGGAGTCGTGA
- a CDS encoding UbiA family prenyltransferase: MTTLAVTRGKAYFRLAKLDIVDYYLGVVVVWTLLAPMSRFDPGVLATVGVFLLGEVFVIAAMVALDDLTGYRDGSDITNYSPDDARRKRYRKPLVAGTLNEDQVLRFAWATGVVGAALWLTAIAIAPHSPLWTVVLIVVTYFFSLQYSWGVKLSYHGFQEFFIAALGWALVLAPYGLATGEFTGFALAQALLFGLGPLLFGVYSNTNDVDGDRRVGRPTVAALTSARGNMFFVIGVSAAELALILAVPALGGPWWFPLALVPTIVSRGWQLWLGFALGDILRARMLGIRIHRLTVLTLVLVNLVVIT; the protein is encoded by the coding sequence ATGACCACCCTCGCCGTCACTCGTGGCAAAGCGTATTTCAGGCTCGCGAAGCTCGACATCGTCGACTACTACCTCGGCGTGGTCGTGGTGTGGACGTTGCTGGCGCCGATGTCGAGGTTCGATCCGGGGGTCTTGGCGACCGTCGGGGTGTTCCTGCTCGGCGAGGTGTTCGTGATCGCCGCGATGGTCGCGCTGGACGATCTCACGGGTTACCGGGACGGCAGCGACATCACGAACTACTCACCGGACGACGCGCGCCGCAAGCGATACCGGAAGCCGCTGGTCGCGGGAACGCTGAACGAGGACCAGGTGCTGCGGTTCGCGTGGGCGACCGGTGTCGTCGGTGCGGCACTGTGGCTCACGGCCATCGCGATCGCGCCGCACAGTCCTCTGTGGACGGTCGTCCTGATCGTGGTCACCTACTTCTTCTCGTTGCAGTACTCCTGGGGAGTGAAGCTCAGCTATCACGGCTTCCAGGAGTTCTTCATCGCGGCGCTAGGCTGGGCGCTGGTCCTCGCGCCGTACGGCCTCGCGACCGGCGAGTTCACCGGGTTCGCGCTCGCCCAGGCGCTGCTCTTCGGCCTGGGGCCGTTGCTGTTCGGCGTCTACTCCAACACCAACGACGTCGACGGCGATCGCCGGGTCGGCAGGCCGACGGTGGCCGCCTTGACCTCGGCCCGGGGCAACATGTTCTTCGTGATCGGCGTGTCGGCGGCCGAACTCGCGCTGATCCTCGCCGTCCCCGCCCTCGGCGGCCCGTGGTGGTTCCCGCTCGCGCTCGTACCCACGATCGTCTCGCGCGGATGGCAGCTGTGGCTCGGTTTCGCGCTGGGGGACATCCTGCGGGCGCGGATGCTCGGCATCCGGATCCACCGGCTCACCGTGCTGACGCTCGTCCTGGTGAACCTGGTGGTGATCACGTGA
- a CDS encoding DUF6917 domain-containing protein: MREDGPKREIIGTVVKVLVHRRDDRGMSLEPFASRCVRAGEVHELVTTSHDDTEPGARIDHVGFLGFAEIDRAGVIDRGDEVWIGGELVGTVLGFDGCHFPNHYNILIHTALPVTGEGIGLKPEREVCFRGRW; this comes from the coding sequence ATGCGGGAAGACGGGCCGAAGCGGGAGATCATCGGCACGGTGGTGAAGGTACTGGTGCATCGGCGTGACGACCGGGGCATGAGTCTCGAACCGTTCGCCAGCCGGTGCGTCCGCGCCGGCGAGGTCCACGAACTCGTGACGACCAGCCATGACGACACGGAGCCGGGCGCCCGTATCGACCACGTCGGCTTCCTCGGATTCGCCGAGATCGACCGTGCCGGCGTGATCGACAGAGGCGACGAAGTGTGGATCGGTGGCGAACTCGTCGGCACCGTGCTCGGCTTCGACGGCTGCCATTTCCCCAACCACTACAACATCCTCATCCACACCGCGCTGCCGGTCACCGGTGAAGGGATCGGTTTGAAACCGGAGCGGGAAGTCTGCTTCCGGGGGCGGTGGTGA
- a CDS encoding protoporphyrinogen/coproporphyrinogen oxidase: MTDVDVAVVGAGVAGLTTAYQLGKAGREARVFEAADVVGGRMTTLREDGYLIDTCAEQMAERGYDETWRLLAELGVGPAAAPPIGRGIAMWRGKARSGVAQTRGLVTGAGLSLRARWDAARLIRGTFDTERPESSRLGGATVAEFAAPHHPDLMRYLLQPIVSGFFGWDPARSAAAPLLALLTAVGPPPTWRAYRDGMDTFARALAAKTDVTTGFRVDEVVDDGSSARLFSGTREISARAVVLAVPAPVAARLHPGHGSAFLRECSFTPVVKAHLLLDRPLGGPDYALVVPTAENGTVSTVIFDHLKHPGRAPEGRGLVTLMAHPAVVPDLLDASDEDVASRLTGAAEPLVPGLRSATRRAIVRRVRHAAPEATPRALALRAGFEAGLGRGVVDYAGDWVFLSPCSESAVRSGVRAARRLAARPAKERTR, from the coding sequence GTGACCGACGTCGACGTGGCGGTGGTGGGCGCGGGTGTCGCCGGGCTCACCACCGCGTACCAGCTGGGCAAGGCGGGGCGTGAGGCGCGGGTTTTCGAGGCGGCCGATGTGGTCGGCGGCCGGATGACGACCCTGCGCGAGGATGGCTACCTGATCGACACCTGCGCCGAGCAGATGGCCGAGCGGGGTTACGACGAGACCTGGCGGCTGCTGGCGGAACTGGGCGTCGGGCCGGCCGCGGCGCCCCCGATCGGACGGGGGATCGCGATGTGGCGCGGCAAGGCCCGGTCCGGCGTCGCGCAGACGCGGGGATTGGTCACCGGAGCAGGGTTGTCCCTCCGGGCGCGGTGGGACGCGGCGCGGCTGATCAGGGGCACGTTCGACACCGAACGTCCGGAGAGTTCGAGGCTGGGCGGGGCGACCGTCGCGGAGTTCGCCGCACCGCATCACCCGGACCTGATGCGGTACCTGCTTCAGCCCATCGTCTCCGGTTTCTTCGGCTGGGATCCGGCCCGGTCCGCTGCGGCGCCCTTGCTCGCGCTGCTCACGGCGGTGGGGCCACCGCCGACCTGGCGGGCGTATCGCGACGGCATGGACACCTTCGCCCGTGCCCTCGCCGCGAAAACGGACGTCACCACGGGGTTCCGCGTCGACGAGGTCGTGGACGACGGTTCCTCGGCACGCCTTTTCAGCGGTACGCGGGAGATCAGCGCGCGAGCGGTCGTGCTGGCCGTCCCCGCCCCGGTGGCGGCCAGGCTCCACCCCGGGCACGGCTCGGCCTTTCTCCGCGAGTGTTCGTTCACGCCGGTGGTCAAGGCGCACCTGCTTCTCGATCGCCCGCTCGGTGGTCCCGACTACGCCTTGGTGGTGCCGACCGCCGAGAACGGCACGGTGTCCACGGTCATCTTCGACCATTTGAAGCATCCCGGCCGCGCGCCGGAGGGCCGCGGGCTGGTCACGCTCATGGCCCATCCGGCCGTGGTGCCGGACCTGCTGGACGCCTCCGACGAGGACGTGGCGAGCCGGCTGACCGGCGCCGCCGAACCGCTCGTCCCCGGTCTGCGGTCGGCGACCCGCCGCGCGATCGTCCGGCGGGTGCGCCACGCGGCGCCCGAAGCGACGCCTCGGGCACTGGCCTTGCGTGCCGGGTTCGAGGCGGGGCTCGGTCGTGGTGTCGTCGACTACGCGGGGGACTGGGTGTTCCTGAGCCCGTGCAGCGAGTCGGCCGTCCGCTCCGGTGTGCGGGCGGCGCGACGGCTGGCCGCTCGCCCGGCGAAGGAAAGGACCCGATGA
- a CDS encoding Ldh family oxidoreductase, whose amino-acid sequence MTVLVPYPVLLSLVAGVFVDRGMPEDRAAIAATALCHGDLTGVTSHGLVNLTRLYLPLLDEGRAEPKADMTVETDLGACVLADARRTLGLWSASQAMELACARASRHGIGMVSLRGATHIGCVGHHAARAVTHGMIGLVASNCGGQRIAPPPGGTAAMLGTNPLALACPAGGAHPFVLDMSTTVVPTGRIRAAAREGREIPPGWLADGDGAPVTDPAAFDRGEAHLQWLGGGPETGAYKGFGLGLLVEVLGALVPGAMLGATSADGNRDDDIGVLALAIAPDVLRTGFAADASALFTAVREWPARDPAVPVVYPGWHEGERAARHREHGVPVADAVYRELRTAAERTAR is encoded by the coding sequence ATGACCGTGCTGGTGCCCTATCCCGTTCTTCTTTCCTTGGTGGCCGGTGTCTTCGTGGACCGCGGGATGCCCGAGGACCGGGCGGCGATCGCCGCGACCGCGTTGTGCCACGGCGACCTGACCGGGGTGACCTCGCACGGCCTTGTGAACCTGACCAGGCTGTACCTTCCACTGCTCGATGAAGGGCGCGCCGAACCGAAGGCGGACATGACCGTCGAGACCGATCTCGGCGCGTGCGTCCTCGCCGACGCCCGGCGCACACTCGGGTTGTGGTCGGCTTCGCAGGCGATGGAATTGGCGTGCGCCAGGGCTTCGCGGCACGGAATCGGTATGGTCTCGCTGCGCGGGGCGACCCATATCGGCTGCGTCGGGCACCACGCCGCGCGGGCCGTCACGCACGGCATGATCGGCCTCGTCGCTTCGAACTGCGGCGGGCAGCGTATCGCCCCGCCGCCCGGCGGCACGGCCGCGATGCTCGGCACGAACCCGCTCGCGCTGGCCTGTCCCGCCGGCGGCGCGCATCCGTTCGTCCTCGACATGAGCACCACCGTGGTGCCGACCGGCCGGATCCGTGCCGCGGCGCGGGAAGGCAGGGAGATCCCGCCGGGCTGGCTCGCCGACGGCGACGGTGCACCGGTGACCGATCCCGCCGCGTTCGACCGGGGCGAGGCACATCTGCAATGGCTGGGCGGTGGTCCCGAAACGGGCGCCTACAAGGGATTCGGGCTCGGCCTGCTCGTCGAGGTGCTCGGGGCCCTGGTGCCCGGCGCCATGCTCGGCGCGACGTCGGCCGACGGGAACCGCGACGACGACATCGGGGTGCTGGCGCTCGCGATCGCTCCGGACGTCCTGCGCACCGGATTCGCCGCCGACGCGTCCGCGCTCTTCACCGCGGTTCGGGAGTGGCCCGCCCGCGATCCCGCGGTCCCGGTCGTCTATCCCGGCTGGCACGAGGGTGAGCGCGCGGCCCGCCACCGTGAACACGGCGTGCCGGTGGCCGACGCGGTCTACCGCGAACTCCGCACGGCGGCGGAGAGGACCGCGAGGTGA